Below is a genomic region from candidate division KSB1 bacterium.
CGATCATCCCAATAGAGTGTCACTCGTTTATCCCCGGCGACAACTTTAATAATAGGTTTCTCCGGCGGTTTTGCAAAACGATAGTTCGCATTGTAGATTTGTTGTACTGTCCTTTTCCTGCGAAATATATCGTCCCTATCTATGCCAAATATAAGCGCCATTGAGAACCGTTCGGTCTCTCCTACCTCCTGATTCTCTCCTGTAAGAGCACTGTAGGTGTCTCTGCCAAAAAGGTGGAATAAATAGCTAGAAAAAAAATTAGCGAGATTTACACCAACAAGAGATTGCCCGTGTGGTGCCGGCAATGCAGAAAGAGCGCCCCAGTTTTCTTCATCGTTATCCAGATCATACGGCGTATGAACCGGAAATATCAAAAATCCCGTGAGACCAAGCTGATCCGATTCATCCTTATCCAGTATACCAAAATTGGGCTCACCCTGGTCTGGTTTGCCGTTGGCTTCAGTACCATCTGGATCAGGATCAGTATATTCTTCATCAAATACTCCAATACCGTCCGTTCCGACATCATCGTTGAGAGGTTCCCCTTTATCCCATACACCGTTCTCGTTCACATCGAGAAATGTCCGCCAATTGGCATTTTCATCAGCATCCCAATGAGGTCTCCAGGAATATCCGTAAAACTGTCGAAAATTTGTGGTGTCCTGGAATACATTTGTTAAAAAGGGATCGTCGAGAGGACTTTCAATAAAATTTTTGGCGTCATTATCTCGACGTTCATCGGTCAATCCATCCATATCATTGTCTTTAGAATCATCCGATATTCCCGGACTTTCCAGAAACGCATAAGCCGCCAACCCGACCGGACGCCAACTTCCAGGACTGCCAAAGGGTACAGTAGACCATGCATATGAAATATCCAGAATGTCATCATAATCTCCAGCATTATTTGACGAGTTATCATGTCCACCTATTCCCCAATCGATGTATTGTGCAAAGAGCGTTTTTTCGTAATCCGTATTACTTATATTAGTGATCTCGTACAGCCAAAAAATTACATCCTCTGCAAGAACCTGTGACCATTGAAAGCCACGCACACGCACTTGCATCCCTAATCCACCGCGAGTCGTATCTTGAGAATCAGGATAAAAATTATTCTTAAGGATATACTCGCGATCTTCATTATCATCAAAGACGAAGTAGGTTTCCACATCTGCATTCTGCACACCTTTACCGAAAAATCCATTCCAGACGCCATCCCAATCGCTTGGGCGGTCAGGCCAATGGGTTGGCCATGTTTGCGGCCGGTTACTTTGAGCTGGATTCGATTGGAAAGGATTTGCATAACCAGGCAAAGGCCACCAGCCATAGGTTACACCAGCTGAAGGATCATGCCGTGTAAATTCATAATAGTTGGTTTCCAATGGATGAATAATATTCCCCCGTGGATCTATAGCTTCAGCCTGTACAATGATTGCGATACCATCCACATAAGTATGGTTTGTACCTTTCGGCCACACACCGCTACGGCTCGGTTCGTTTAACCAATCAGCAATTTCACCGAAATTGTAATAAACTGTTTCCACAAGATTTCCGTCCATAATCCCCTTTTTGGTATGCCTGTGGTCACCTTTATTCTTATCTACCAGCCTTTGAGCGGACGCATATCCGGAGAATATGTTTACGGCCAAAAACAGGAGGGCCAAAATTAATTTTTTTCTTGTAAGTACTAGCCGAATCAAAATGTCTCCTAAATCTCTTGATATATTTAGATAAAATTTCAGAATGAATATTTAAAACCCAGAACAATCTGACGCGGCGCTGAATAAAAATCAGGCCGTATAAAAAATTCTTCCAACGTATTAACACCACGGGGAGCCTGTTGCGCTCGCGTCAATTCGAGCGTATACGCCGCTCTACCCGTATCCCCGAAAACTTCAATTTCATTCGAATTATCGAACAGGTTGAAGACTTTAAGAAATAGGGAAAAATCCTGACCTGATAACTTCAAATGCTTGGTCATGTAAAGATCAACATTAAAGAAAGAAGGTCTGTTGTCGCTATTTTCCAACCCAGTCCTTTGATTTTGCAACGATGGTGTGTACGGAAGTCCAGTACCTAGCTGTCCGATAAAGCTTGTGATGAAATCACCCGGAGTTCCGATTGTAACTGTAAAATTGAGAGAATGCCGGCGATCCCAGTTTAAAGGCACGAGTTGTTTATTGATTTCAATGGGTGGATTTGCCTGGGCCTTATTAAAATCATCATTCGGATCCGAGGCATTCCCTTCCGCAACCTGGTAGGTATAATCAAGATTGGCTCCAAAACCTTCATCTAACCGTTTTTCAAGCGAAACAGTTATGCCGCTCACTGCGCCGTAATCGCGATTAATAAATTTACTGAACTTTCGAAAATCATTCTTTATGTGAATTTCATTTCCCAGGAGATTGCGCATATCTTTGTAGTAGCCCGTGACTGTTACGCCAAGATTTTCAGCCACCTCCTGTTGTAAACCAATTTCATACATAACCGTTCTCTGTGGTTCCAAATCAGCATTGCCAATAGAGTTACCGACGAATTCCGGGAAATTTCCAGTCAATGGAATCCTGAAATTTGGATTTTTATACAATGCCTCAAATGGTGGGGTCTGAAAAAAATGGCCATAGGAGATGTGAATAGCGCCACGGTCTGTGATTGGGTACGAGATACCGATCCTGGGACTCATTTGATACTTGGCTGTCGCTTTGGAAAACAGGTTCCCTGGATAAGGCGGTTTCAGATCATCCAGAATGTCTATACTGTCAGGATCATTAAAGGTGACGCCGTCTGGTTCAAAATAATCGAAACGAACCCCGACATTTACAATCAGGTATTCTAATTCAATTTTGTCTTGAATATAATAAGCCAATTGATAAGGATTGTTTTCATATGTATTGAAATCGAAGCTGCCAGGCTGCGATAGCGCAGGTTGGAATCCACTGGAAGCGTCTACATGGATTTGAAAATCCTCGTAATTCAAATTATGCAATTTCACTTCCATACCGGTCTTAACCTGGTGAATATGTGAAATCTGGGCGACAAAATCTATTTTGCCTGTTTTGGTTTGAGTGCGATGTGAGAAATGCCAGTTTTCAGTGCCCCCACTCAGAAAAGCATTTCCACTTACATCCCGTTTTCTTTCAGGATTGACATAGTTGGGATCAAGGGAATTTTCAAACACCCGTTGTTCGTATTTCGTCGTAAAAACCGATGCAAGCAGGTCCAGGAAAGCAGAACCGCTGAAGACATGTGTGTAACCGGCGCTGAACAACGATCCCCTCTGAAATCGTAGATAGTCCCCATCCGGATTTAATTGAAATCGATGATTGTAATCTCTGTAATCCCGTTTTTGATAAAATCCATGTAAAACAATTCCTTTAGCAGCTCCCGCTTTTATCGAAAGCTTTCCCTGCAAAGTCAGCCTCTGATTAAAATTCATTGGGACAAATGCCCGATCACCAGTCGAACCTACATGCCATTCTTGTGGATCATTAGCGGAAAAATTTGAGGAATCGGAGGGATTGAAAATCCTTTGGCCATAAAGGTAACCATCATTATTTAGATACCGCCCAGACAAAAAGAATTTCAACAGATTCTTAAGGCCGGGAACAGGACCGCTTAAGCTGCCCTGGAGATTGTATATATCGGATGGTGAAATATCATCAATATTGCTATAGACCTCCCTTCGACCACTCACATAATCACCGCTATATGCGGAAAATTGCCCCGAATAATAATCCTTTGGAATTTTGGTAACCTGGTTCACCACACCGGAAAGCGCTTCACCATACTCAGCATTAAAAGTACCAGTGAGTACTTGCACTTCTTCTATTGCATTGACTTCGGCCTGTATGGAGAAATCACCTGAGAAAACATCTACTACGGAAACACCGTCAATCAAATATTTGACTTCGTTCGACCGGCCTCCACGAAAATGCCCGTTAACCACGCCTGCCTGAAGGTTTACGACCGTGGCCACATCCTCAATAGGCAGCATGGCAATTTGATCGCCGTCCACCTTAGCAATTGTTGATGTTAAATCTCTTTGGACGATTGGCCGCTCGGCGCTTATTATAACTTCACCCATTTCGATGGCCGCAGGTTCCAGCTTAAAATTCACCCGTGTTGTCAGGTCTATGGAGACTTTGACATTATTTACAATGTAAGAAGTATAGCCAATGGCCATGGCTTTTAATTGGTAATTACCTGGATGAATATTTAAGATAAAGTAATTTCCATCTAAATCGGTAGCTGCCCCTTTGTTGGT
It encodes:
- a CDS encoding TonB-dependent receptor, with the translated sequence MSIQKLLWKVSSYSLVFLVVATTAAWAGTTGKIAGKVLDATTQEPLIGVNVVLVGTNKGAATDLDGNYFILNIHPGNYQLKAMAIGYTSYIVNNVKVSIDLTTRVNFKLEPAAIEMGEVIISAERPIVQRDLTSTIAKVDGDQIAMLPIEDVATVVNLQAGVVNGHFRGGRSNEVKYLIDGVSVVDVFSGDFSIQAEVNAIEEVQVLTGTFNAEYGEALSGVVNQVTKIPKDYYSGQFSAYSGDYVSGRREVYSNIDDISPSDIYNLQGSLSGPVPGLKNLLKFFLSGRYLNNDGYLYGQRIFNPSDSSNFSANDPQEWHVGSTGDRAFVPMNFNQRLTLQGKLSIKAGAAKGIVLHGFYQKRDYRDYNHRFQLNPDGDYLRFQRGSLFSAGYTHVFSGSAFLDLLASVFTTKYEQRVFENSLDPNYVNPERKRDVSGNAFLSGGTENWHFSHRTQTKTGKIDFVAQISHIHQVKTGMEVKLHNLNYEDFQIHVDASSGFQPALSQPGSFDFNTYENNPYQLAYYIQDKIELEYLIVNVGVRFDYFEPDGVTFNDPDSIDILDDLKPPYPGNLFSKATAKYQMSPRIGISYPITDRGAIHISYGHFFQTPPFEALYKNPNFRIPLTGNFPEFVGNSIGNADLEPQRTVMYEIGLQQEVAENLGVTVTGYYKDMRNLLGNEIHIKNDFRKFSKFINRDYGAVSGITVSLEKRLDEGFGANLDYTYQVAEGNASDPNDDFNKAQANPPIEINKQLVPLNWDRRHSLNFTVTIGTPGDFITSFIGQLGTGLPYTPSLQNQRTGLENSDNRPSFFNVDLYMTKHLKLSGQDFSLFLKVFNLFDNSNEIEVFGDTGRAAYTLELTRAQQAPRGVNTLEEFFIRPDFYSAPRQIVLGFKYSF